A portion of the Leifsonia sp. EB41 genome contains these proteins:
- a CDS encoding ABC transporter substrate-binding protein has protein sequence MFSRRTTTRVVATLGGIAIAALALAGCSSSGGNSNGPVTISLLAAGNDPASTKFANDLSTAFHKANPKITVKVETRPAGTDGDNLIKTRLSTGDMNDVFLYNSGSLFQALHPDTQLQPLTDEAWVKDITDDFKKTVSTSKGTYGAPTGTTFDGGIMYNKKVYEKLGLSVPTTWSEFISNSEKIKAAGITPVIQSYGDTWTSQLFVLADFANVNASDPKWADDYTANKSNAKYSKQPALAGFTHTQEIFDKGLMNKDYASLTNVNALKMLATGEGAQYPMITTVISNVLQSNPDNINDIGYFAVPTDSGAPHATVWEPGGAYIPKTTTGDKLTAAKKLVAFINSPTGCDIQNSAGTPAGPFAISTCKVPDSAPALVKDELKYQDDKKTGLALEFLSPIKGPNLEKILIQVGSGISNAQQGAALYDQDVKAQAQQLGIKGW, from the coding sequence ATGTTCTCTCGCAGGACGACGACCAGGGTCGTCGCCACACTCGGCGGCATCGCCATCGCGGCGCTCGCGCTCGCCGGCTGCAGCTCGTCGGGCGGAAACTCGAACGGCCCGGTGACCATCTCACTGCTCGCCGCGGGCAACGACCCGGCCAGCACCAAGTTCGCGAACGACCTCTCGACCGCGTTCCACAAGGCCAACCCCAAGATCACGGTCAAGGTCGAGACGCGGCCCGCGGGCACGGACGGTGACAACCTCATCAAGACGCGCCTCTCCACCGGGGACATGAACGACGTGTTCCTCTACAACTCGGGCTCCCTGTTCCAGGCGCTGCACCCCGACACCCAGCTCCAGCCGCTCACCGACGAGGCCTGGGTGAAGGACATCACCGACGACTTCAAGAAGACGGTCAGCACCTCGAAGGGCACCTACGGCGCCCCGACCGGCACGACCTTCGACGGCGGCATCATGTACAACAAGAAGGTCTACGAGAAGCTCGGCCTGTCGGTGCCCACCACCTGGAGCGAGTTCATCTCCAACAGCGAGAAGATCAAGGCCGCAGGCATCACCCCGGTGATCCAGTCCTACGGCGACACCTGGACCAGCCAGCTCTTCGTGCTGGCCGACTTCGCCAACGTCAACGCGAGCGACCCGAAGTGGGCCGACGACTACACGGCGAACAAGTCCAACGCGAAGTACTCGAAGCAGCCGGCGCTGGCGGGCTTCACGCACACGCAGGAGATCTTCGACAAGGGCCTGATGAACAAGGACTATGCGTCCCTGACCAACGTCAACGCCCTGAAGATGCTGGCGACCGGCGAAGGCGCGCAGTACCCGATGATCACCACCGTGATCAGCAACGTGCTGCAGTCCAACCCGGACAACATCAACGACATCGGCTACTTCGCGGTCCCGACCGACTCGGGAGCCCCGCACGCCACCGTCTGGGAGCCGGGCGGCGCGTACATCCCGAAGACCACCACCGGCGACAAGCTGACGGCCGCGAAGAAGCTGGTCGCGTTCATCAATTCGCCCACAGGCTGCGACATCCAGAACAGCGCAGGCACCCCGGCCGGCCCGTTCGCGATCAGCACCTGCAAGGTCCCGGACAGCGCCCCCGCGCTGGTCAAGGATGAGCTCAAGTACCAGGACGACAAGAAGACGGGCCTCGCGCTCGAGTTCCTGTCCCCGATCAAGGGCCCGAACCTGGAGAAGATCCTGATCCAGGTCGGCTCGGGCATTTCCAACGCCCAGCAGGGCGCGGCCCTCTACGACCAGGATGTGAAGGCTCAGGCCCAGCAGCTCGGTATCAAGGGCTGGTGA
- a CDS encoding GntR family transcriptional regulator, whose translation MSIEPSPSEHFLPARRALADDVYDAVLGLLMDQVIEPGSRASIDGIARQLGVSPTPVREALARLESEGLVVKKALKGYTAAPLLDSEGLRELFEMRRLLEPYASRNAAGEIDAQTLDQLEQLCEDMHRSGEAAQTGDDRFKDYKDFANADADFHRLIAAHSGNALLADAIFRLRSHMHQYRIYFKHGVVDETSGEHEAVLEALRSGDAARAEQAMLDHITKSYTRIATSLDD comes from the coding sequence ATGAGCATCGAACCTTCCCCCAGCGAACACTTCCTGCCCGCGCGGCGGGCGCTGGCCGATGACGTCTACGACGCCGTGCTCGGCCTGCTCATGGACCAGGTGATCGAGCCGGGCAGCCGCGCCAGCATCGACGGGATCGCCCGCCAGCTCGGCGTCTCGCCGACCCCGGTGCGGGAGGCGCTCGCGCGGCTGGAGTCCGAGGGACTGGTCGTGAAGAAGGCGTTGAAGGGGTATACCGCAGCGCCGCTGCTCGACAGCGAAGGACTGCGCGAACTGTTCGAGATGCGGCGCCTGCTGGAGCCGTACGCCTCCCGCAACGCGGCCGGCGAGATCGACGCCCAGACGCTGGACCAGCTGGAGCAGCTCTGCGAGGACATGCACCGCAGCGGCGAGGCGGCGCAGACCGGCGATGACCGCTTCAAGGACTACAAGGACTTCGCCAACGCGGACGCCGACTTCCACCGCCTGATCGCGGCGCACTCCGGCAACGCGCTGCTGGCCGACGCGATCTTCCGGCTGCGCTCGCACATGCACCAGTACCGCATCTACTTCAAGCACGGCGTGGTTGACGAGACCTCGGGTGAGCACGAGGCCGTCCTGGAGGCGCTGCGGTCCGGCGACGCAGCGCGCGCCGAGCAGGCGATGCTCGACCACATCACGAAGTCGTACACGCGCATCGCGACCAGCCTCGACGACTAG
- a CDS encoding carbohydrate ABC transporter permease: protein MSTASPATATQAADIITEVGASVRNRPRKSRMRSHYPTWFFIPAIVLYVIFFAIPTVSSFYFSLTRWSLFDSQFIGFANYVQFFQDPQLYTSFIHTLIYAVLTSGAKVILGFALALLLTSPVVGRGYLRAVVFFPVLLSTIGVGILWKSLLDPFHGMVNAVLGFFGLPQPGWFTDPNLALYTIAGVDIWKGVGIATLIFMAGMVAIPTEYYEAARIDGAGGWNILRRITIPLSRGATATVIILSLIGGLRSFDIIWATTGGGPGFTSDVLASVIYKQYQAGFYGLSTAGNVVLFLVVTLIMVPLSYVLNRKQVEL from the coding sequence ATGTCGACGGCAAGCCCCGCGACCGCCACCCAAGCGGCCGACATCATCACCGAGGTGGGGGCCTCGGTACGGAACAGACCACGGAAGAGCCGGATGCGGTCGCACTATCCGACCTGGTTCTTCATCCCCGCGATCGTCCTCTACGTGATCTTCTTCGCGATCCCGACGGTGTCGTCCTTCTACTTCTCGCTGACCCGCTGGTCGCTGTTCGACTCCCAGTTCATCGGGTTCGCGAACTACGTGCAGTTCTTCCAGGACCCGCAGCTCTACACGAGCTTCATCCACACCCTCATCTACGCCGTGCTGACCTCCGGCGCGAAGGTGATCCTCGGCTTCGCGCTGGCGCTCCTGCTGACCTCCCCGGTCGTGGGCCGCGGCTACCTGCGGGCCGTCGTCTTCTTCCCGGTCCTGCTCTCGACGATTGGCGTCGGCATCCTGTGGAAGTCGCTGCTGGACCCGTTCCACGGCATGGTCAACGCGGTGCTCGGCTTCTTCGGCCTCCCGCAGCCCGGCTGGTTCACCGACCCGAACCTGGCGCTCTACACGATCGCCGGCGTCGACATCTGGAAGGGCGTCGGCATCGCGACGCTCATCTTCATGGCCGGCATGGTCGCCATCCCCACCGAGTACTACGAGGCGGCCCGCATCGACGGCGCCGGCGGCTGGAACATCCTGCGCCGCATCACCATCCCGCTGAGCCGCGGCGCGACCGCGACGGTCATCATCCTGTCGCTGATCGGCGGCCTGCGCTCGTTCGACATCATCTGGGCGACCACGGGGGGCGGCCCCGGCTTCACCAGCGACGTGCTCGCGTCGGTGATCTACAAGCAGTACCAGGCGGGCTTCTACGGCCTGTCGACGGCGGGCAACGTCGTCCTCTTCCTCGTGGTGACGCTGATCATGGTGCCGCTGTCGTACGTCCTCAACAGAAAGCAGGTGGAGCTGTGA
- a CDS encoding carbohydrate ABC transporter permease: protein MSSPLITGAVVSEETAAPAAPETRPFHVPHPTPPRGRNKRKGDGLTALAYLWPGLAGFTFFIVVPLLGSLVISFFEWPLFGAPTFVGFANYQKLFSDPTFYTVLLNTVIFAFVYTALNLALALAVSLWLNTRVKGAGFWRVIFFLPAITPMVANALVWRLLLSDNGIVNSALHSIGIQGPSWLSDSRFALASVIAMSVWQSFGYNVIVLSAGIAGIPKELLEASRMDGTNAWQRMRSIILPMISPALFFTMTMTMIGAFQVFVQPQILTQGGPGESTNTFVLYLYRNGFVFDRLGYASALAWMLFIVVMLITALQFAGQKRWVNYDK, encoded by the coding sequence ATGTCCTCGCCACTGATCACGGGCGCCGTCGTCTCGGAGGAGACGGCGGCGCCCGCCGCGCCCGAGACCCGGCCGTTCCACGTCCCGCATCCCACGCCGCCGCGCGGCCGCAACAAGCGGAAGGGCGACGGCCTCACCGCCCTCGCCTACCTGTGGCCCGGCCTCGCCGGCTTCACGTTCTTCATCGTGGTGCCGCTGCTCGGGTCGCTGGTCATCAGCTTCTTCGAGTGGCCCTTGTTCGGCGCGCCGACCTTCGTCGGCTTCGCCAACTACCAGAAGCTGTTCAGCGACCCGACCTTCTACACGGTGCTCCTGAACACCGTGATCTTCGCGTTCGTCTACACCGCGCTCAACCTGGCGCTCGCCCTCGCGGTGTCGCTGTGGCTGAACACGCGGGTCAAGGGCGCCGGCTTCTGGCGGGTCATCTTCTTCCTGCCGGCCATCACGCCGATGGTGGCCAACGCGCTGGTCTGGCGGCTGCTGCTCAGCGACAACGGGATCGTCAACTCGGCGCTGCACTCCATCGGCATCCAGGGGCCGAGCTGGCTCTCGGACTCCCGGTTCGCGCTGGCGTCGGTCATCGCGATGTCGGTGTGGCAGTCGTTCGGCTACAACGTGATCGTGCTCTCGGCGGGCATCGCCGGCATCCCGAAGGAGCTGCTGGAGGCTTCCCGGATGGACGGCACGAACGCCTGGCAGCGGATGCGCTCGATCATCCTCCCGATGATCTCGCCCGCGCTGTTCTTCACCATGACCATGACGATGATCGGCGCGTTCCAGGTGTTCGTGCAGCCGCAGATCCTGACGCAGGGCGGGCCGGGCGAGTCGACGAACACCTTCGTGCTCTACCTGTACCGCAACGGCTTCGTGTTCGACCGGCTCGGCTACGCGTCCGCGCTCGCGTGGATGCTGTTCATCGTCGTCATGCTCATCACCGCGCTGCAGTTCGCCGGACAGAAGAGGTGGGTCAACTATGACAAGTGA
- a CDS encoding L-rhamnose mutarotase, with product MRVALHSVLREGHEAAYEEAHVVIPDDLAASFARLGIRDWTIWRSGRDLFHLVECDDFAAAMHALDDDPANQRWQAFINQHVDHFVTTAEGPDGMVLGEVWRLEGQRQG from the coding sequence ATGCGCGTCGCCCTGCACTCCGTCCTCCGCGAAGGCCACGAGGCCGCCTACGAGGAGGCGCACGTCGTCATCCCCGACGACCTCGCCGCCTCGTTCGCCCGCCTCGGCATCCGCGATTGGACGATCTGGCGCAGCGGACGCGACCTCTTCCACCTGGTCGAGTGCGACGACTTCGCCGCCGCGATGCACGCGCTGGACGACGATCCCGCGAACCAGCGCTGGCAGGCCTTCATCAACCAGCACGTCGATCACTTCGTCACGACCGCCGAGGGACCCGACGGAATGGTGCTGGGCGAAGTGTGGCGACTGGAGGGCCAGCGCCAGGGCTGA
- a CDS encoding enolase C-terminal domain-like protein, which yields MSTVTGFETLDVRFETSALLDGSDAMNPDPDYSAAYLRVSTDAPDGLEGHSFVFTIGRGNDVQVAAIEAVAHRVIGRDVEAVLEDLGGFWREFVHDSQLRWLGPEKGAMHMAIGAVVNAFWDLKAKRAGLPLWQLLARMTPEELVDLVDFRYLSDALTREDALAILRAAEPGRPAREAELLAIGYPGYTTTPGWLGYSDDKLRRLAREAVDEGFQQIKLKVGDRLEDDLRRLRIARETVGPDIRIAIDANQRWDRDQAIEWIRALEPFDLAWVEEPTSPDDVLAHAAIARAVAPVRIATGEHGMSRVLFKQLLQAEAAAIVQIDSTRVAGVNENIAILLLAAKFGVPVCPHAGGVGLCEAVQHFSMFDFVAVSGSQEGRMIEYTKHLHEHFVTPVELEGGRYRAPLAPGIGMEMLPESLYAHQYLPLAVPAP from the coding sequence ATGAGTACCGTGACCGGCTTCGAGACCCTGGATGTGCGCTTCGAGACGTCCGCCCTCCTCGACGGCTCCGACGCGATGAACCCCGACCCCGACTACTCCGCCGCCTACCTGCGCGTGAGCACCGACGCTCCCGACGGGCTGGAGGGCCACTCCTTCGTCTTCACGATCGGCCGGGGCAACGACGTCCAGGTCGCCGCGATCGAGGCCGTCGCACACCGTGTGATCGGCCGGGACGTGGAGGCCGTGCTCGAGGACCTCGGCGGCTTCTGGCGGGAGTTCGTCCACGACTCACAGCTCCGCTGGCTCGGCCCGGAGAAGGGCGCGATGCACATGGCGATCGGCGCGGTCGTCAACGCGTTCTGGGACCTCAAGGCCAAGCGCGCCGGCCTCCCGCTGTGGCAGCTGCTCGCGCGCATGACGCCGGAGGAGCTGGTCGACCTGGTGGACTTCCGCTACCTCAGCGACGCGCTGACGCGGGAGGACGCGTTGGCGATCCTCCGCGCCGCCGAGCCCGGCCGGCCCGCCCGCGAGGCCGAGCTGCTCGCGATCGGGTATCCCGGCTACACGACGACCCCCGGCTGGCTCGGCTACTCCGACGACAAGCTGCGCCGCCTGGCGCGGGAGGCTGTCGACGAGGGCTTCCAGCAGATCAAGCTCAAGGTCGGCGACCGCCTGGAGGACGACCTCCGCCGCCTCCGCATCGCCCGCGAGACCGTCGGGCCGGACATCCGCATCGCGATCGACGCCAACCAGCGCTGGGACCGCGACCAGGCCATCGAGTGGATCCGTGCGCTCGAGCCGTTCGATCTGGCCTGGGTCGAGGAGCCCACCAGCCCCGACGACGTGCTCGCCCACGCGGCGATCGCGCGCGCAGTGGCACCGGTGCGCATCGCCACCGGGGAGCACGGGATGAGCCGCGTGCTGTTCAAGCAGCTCCTGCAGGCCGAAGCCGCCGCCATCGTGCAGATCGACTCCACCCGCGTCGCCGGGGTGAATGAGAACATCGCCATCCTCCTGCTGGCCGCGAAGTTCGGCGTGCCGGTGTGCCCGCACGCGGGCGGCGTCGGCCTCTGCGAGGCGGTGCAGCACTTCTCGATGTTCGACTTCGTCGCGGTCTCCGGCAGCCAGGAGGGCCGGATGATCGAGTACACCAAGCACCTGCACGAGCACTTCGTCACCCCCGTCGAGCTGGAGGGCGGCCGCTACCGCGCGCCGCTCGCGCCCGGCATCGGCATGGAGATGCTCCCGGAGTCCCTCTACGCCCACCAATACCTGCCGCTCGCGGTCCCCGCTCCCTGA
- a CDS encoding aldo/keto reductase — MARVERGPIGYGAAALGNLYAARPDDVWPEIVPAAWEVGIRYFDVAPHYGLGLAEERLGEGLRGLPRDEYVVSTKVGRVLEPNPDHRPGDTDIANLFEVPSTRRRRLDYSRDGVLRSVEDSLNRLGLDRIDILFVHDPDQHEREALDGAFPALEELRSQGVIRSYGAGMNQSAMLERFVRNTDLDVVMCAGRYTLLDGTAGADLLPAALERGVDVVIAAVFNSGILATERPGAGATFDYGAAPAALVERAGRIADVARPYGFTLPELAVQFPLRHPAISTVVLGAETPEQIVRNAGLAASRVPDELWAELDAAGLTPPNILHPLSSI, encoded by the coding sequence ATGGCGCGCGTCGAGCGGGGGCCGATCGGCTACGGCGCGGCCGCGCTGGGGAACCTGTACGCGGCGCGACCGGACGACGTCTGGCCCGAGATCGTCCCCGCGGCGTGGGAGGTGGGGATCCGGTATTTCGACGTGGCGCCGCACTACGGGCTCGGCCTCGCGGAGGAGCGCCTCGGCGAGGGGCTGCGCGGCCTGCCGCGCGACGAGTACGTGGTCTCGACCAAGGTCGGCCGGGTGCTGGAGCCGAACCCGGACCACCGGCCAGGCGACACCGACATCGCCAACCTGTTCGAGGTGCCGTCGACGCGGCGGCGGCGGCTCGACTACTCGCGCGACGGCGTGCTGCGCTCGGTGGAGGACTCGCTGAACCGGCTCGGCCTGGACCGCATCGACATCCTCTTCGTCCACGACCCCGACCAGCACGAGCGGGAGGCGCTCGACGGCGCGTTCCCCGCGTTGGAGGAGCTGCGCTCGCAGGGCGTCATCCGCTCGTACGGCGCCGGGATGAACCAGTCCGCGATGCTGGAGCGCTTCGTGCGGAACACCGACCTCGACGTCGTCATGTGCGCGGGCCGCTACACGCTGCTCGACGGGACCGCCGGGGCCGACCTGCTCCCGGCGGCGCTGGAGCGCGGGGTGGACGTGGTGATCGCCGCCGTCTTCAACTCGGGCATCCTGGCGACCGAACGGCCCGGGGCCGGGGCGACGTTCGACTATGGCGCCGCGCCCGCGGCACTGGTCGAGCGCGCGGGCAGGATCGCGGACGTCGCGCGGCCGTACGGTTTCACCCTCCCGGAGCTGGCCGTCCAGTTCCCGCTCCGGCATCCCGCGATCTCCACCGTCGTACTCGGCGCCGAGACCCCGGAGCAGATCGTCCGCAACGCCGGACTGGCGGCGTCGCGGGTGCCGGACGAGCTGTGGGCGGAACTGGACGCCGCGGGGCTGACACCGCCGAACATCCTGCATCCTCTTTCCTCTATCTAG
- a CDS encoding mandelate racemase/muconate lactonizing enzyme family protein, translating to MTLAPPSARTAVDGTIVSAEAWLSDLEVETVRTDAVQSFLKQETIFVRLRTAGGVEGIGYSYTIGTGGEAVLSLLRTCLLDVLVGMDANRPEAVWRALFSATRATTVGAITSLALAAVDTAVWDARCKASGLPLWVAAGGSRPSIPLYDTEGGWLHFDTDELVAQALESQRRGLNGVKIKVGKPRGHEDAERLAAVRAAVGPGMDIMVDANQSMTAAEAIRRAALFEPLDIFWFEEPLPAEDVAGHRRLAESTTLPIAVGESMYSVGHFREYLQAGAASIVQVDVARVGGITPWLKVAHLAESFNVAVAPHFLMELHVSLCCAVPNALYLEHIPQLRAVTKRELVVRDGHGVASDAPGLGIEWDLDAIEDRRVA from the coding sequence ATGACCCTCGCCCCGCCCTCAGCCCGCACCGCCGTCGACGGCACCATCGTCAGCGCCGAGGCGTGGCTGAGCGACCTCGAGGTCGAGACGGTCCGCACCGACGCCGTGCAGTCGTTCCTCAAGCAGGAGACGATCTTCGTCCGCCTCCGCACCGCGGGCGGAGTGGAGGGCATCGGCTACAGCTACACGATCGGGACGGGCGGGGAGGCTGTGCTCAGCCTCCTGCGCACCTGCCTGCTCGACGTGCTGGTCGGCATGGACGCCAATCGTCCGGAGGCCGTGTGGCGCGCTCTCTTCTCGGCTACGCGAGCGACCACAGTCGGCGCGATCACGTCGCTGGCGCTCGCCGCCGTGGACACCGCCGTGTGGGATGCGCGCTGCAAGGCCTCCGGGCTTCCCCTCTGGGTCGCCGCGGGCGGATCGCGGCCGAGCATCCCGTTGTACGACACCGAGGGCGGCTGGCTGCACTTCGACACCGACGAGCTGGTCGCCCAGGCGCTCGAGTCGCAGCGCCGCGGCCTGAACGGCGTGAAGATCAAGGTCGGCAAGCCGCGCGGGCACGAGGACGCCGAGCGGCTCGCCGCCGTGCGGGCCGCTGTCGGCCCCGGCATGGACATCATGGTCGACGCCAACCAGTCGATGACGGCCGCGGAGGCGATCCGCCGGGCCGCGCTGTTCGAGCCGCTGGACATCTTCTGGTTCGAGGAGCCGCTGCCCGCCGAGGACGTAGCCGGCCACCGCCGGCTCGCCGAGTCGACCACGCTGCCGATCGCGGTGGGGGAGTCGATGTACTCGGTCGGGCACTTCCGCGAGTATCTGCAGGCCGGCGCCGCCTCCATCGTGCAGGTGGACGTCGCACGCGTCGGCGGCATCACGCCGTGGCTGAAGGTCGCGCACCTGGCCGAGTCGTTCAACGTCGCCGTGGCGCCGCACTTCCTGATGGAGCTTCACGTGTCGCTCTGCTGCGCCGTGCCCAACGCGCTGTACCTGGAGCACATCCCGCAGCTTCGCGCGGTGACGAAGCGCGAGCTGGTCGTCCGCGACGGCCACGGCGTCGCCTCGGACGCGCCGGGCCTCGGGATCGAGTGGGACCTCGACGCGATCGAGGACCGGAGGGTGGCGTGA
- a CDS encoding LacI family DNA-binding transcriptional regulator, translating to MASASVKDVAALAQVSVGTVSNVLNRPEIVSAETVERVHLAMEKLSYVRNEAARQLRLGHSQAIGLISLSGANPFFTDVATAAENAAADAGYSVIVGNSTERQDRESGYLNLFEELRVRGVLLAPVGDAAARLRRMRDRGIPAVLVDRVSSDSTFSSVSVDDVAGGAMAATHLIETGRTRIAFVGGPLAIQQVADRLAGARSVVERHPGVTLEVVDVDALNVLEGRRAGQTIADRAAADRPDAVFAANDLLAIGLLQTLIIDGTLAVPDDIALIGYDDIQFAGASVVPLTSIRQPSHLIGETAVQILLEEAADPELEARRVLYQPELVVRASTTRR from the coding sequence ATGGCTTCCGCAAGCGTCAAAGACGTCGCAGCACTGGCTCAGGTCTCGGTGGGGACCGTGTCCAATGTGCTCAACCGGCCCGAGATCGTGTCCGCAGAGACGGTCGAACGGGTCCACCTCGCGATGGAGAAGCTCTCCTACGTGCGCAACGAGGCCGCCCGCCAGCTCCGACTCGGGCACAGCCAGGCGATCGGCCTGATCAGCCTCAGCGGCGCCAACCCGTTCTTCACCGACGTGGCCACAGCCGCCGAGAACGCGGCGGCGGACGCCGGCTACTCGGTGATCGTCGGCAACAGCACCGAGCGCCAGGACCGCGAGTCGGGCTACCTCAACCTGTTCGAGGAGCTGCGTGTGCGCGGCGTGCTGCTCGCCCCGGTCGGCGACGCGGCGGCGCGCCTGCGACGGATGCGCGACCGCGGCATCCCGGCCGTGCTGGTCGACCGGGTCAGCAGCGACAGCACCTTCAGCTCGGTCTCGGTTGACGACGTCGCCGGCGGCGCGATGGCCGCGACCCACCTGATCGAGACCGGCCGAACGCGCATCGCCTTCGTCGGCGGCCCGCTCGCCATCCAGCAGGTAGCGGATCGCCTGGCCGGCGCCCGCTCGGTCGTCGAGCGCCATCCCGGGGTGACCCTGGAGGTCGTGGACGTCGACGCGCTCAACGTCCTGGAGGGCCGCCGCGCCGGCCAGACCATCGCCGACCGCGCTGCCGCAGACCGTCCGGACGCGGTCTTCGCCGCCAACGACCTCCTGGCGATCGGACTGCTGCAGACCCTGATCATCGACGGCACCCTCGCGGTCCCGGACGACATCGCCCTGATCGGCTACGACGACATCCAGTTCGCCGGCGCCTCGGTCGTGCCCCTTACGTCGATCCGCCAGCCGAGCCACCTGATCGGCGAGACGGCCGTGCAGATCCTGCTCGAGGAGGCCGCCGACCCGGAGCTGGAGGCGCGGCGGGTGCTGTATCAGCCGGAGCTGGTGGTGCGGGCGAGCACGACGCGGCGGTAG
- a CDS encoding fumarylacetoacetate hydrolase family protein, giving the protein MRFMRLGEPGSELPVVSDGGTAWDLRPLTADIDGAFLAADGLARAEAAALAGELPELDTTGLRIGAPIARPQAVICIGMNYAAHARESGSEPPTDIVVFYKHPNTVVGPHDDILLPPGSTTTDWEVELAAVIGTRARYLTSPEEALGHIAGFAVANDVSEREYQLQRSLGQWSKGKSFETFNPLGPWLVPTAEVGDGSGLRIWSQVNREPRQDSNTSDLIFGVAEIVYRLSQFTVLEPGDLINTGTPEGVGLSGRFPYLGAGDEVRLGIDGLGEQHSTVRPAP; this is encoded by the coding sequence ATGCGTTTCATGCGACTCGGCGAACCCGGATCGGAGCTCCCGGTCGTCAGCGATGGCGGGACGGCCTGGGACCTGCGCCCGCTGACCGCCGACATCGACGGTGCCTTCCTCGCCGCCGACGGGCTGGCACGCGCGGAGGCCGCCGCCCTCGCCGGCGAGCTCCCGGAACTCGACACGACGGGGCTGCGCATCGGCGCGCCGATCGCCCGCCCGCAGGCCGTCATCTGCATCGGGATGAACTACGCGGCCCACGCCCGCGAGTCCGGCTCCGAGCCTCCCACCGACATCGTGGTGTTCTACAAGCACCCGAACACGGTCGTGGGGCCGCACGACGACATCCTGCTGCCGCCCGGATCCACGACGACCGACTGGGAGGTCGAGCTCGCCGCCGTCATCGGCACCCGCGCCCGCTACCTGACCTCCCCCGAGGAAGCACTGGGGCACATCGCCGGCTTCGCGGTCGCCAACGACGTCTCCGAGCGCGAGTACCAGCTGCAGCGCTCGCTCGGCCAGTGGAGCAAGGGCAAGAGCTTCGAGACCTTCAACCCGCTGGGCCCCTGGCTCGTGCCGACCGCCGAGGTCGGCGACGGGTCCGGGCTGCGGATCTGGTCGCAGGTGAACCGCGAGCCGCGCCAGGACTCGAACACCTCCGACCTGATCTTCGGCGTCGCCGAGATCGTCTACCGGCTCAGCCAGTTCACCGTCCTCGAACCCGGCGACCTCATCAACACCGGCACCCCCGAAGGCGTCGGCCTCTCCGGTCGCTTCCCCTACCTCGGCGCCGGCGACGAAGTCCGGCTGGGCATCGACGGCCTCGGCGAGCAGCACAGCACCGTACGCCCGGCACCCTGA
- a CDS encoding carbohydrate ABC transporter permease — protein sequence MTSEATRVRRRLRPAQRKVVATTWLNTAAVAVVALLFTFPFIWMFFSALKPESEVFSPTPSFIGSEVKWSNFVDAWTLVPFGRFIFNGFFVALCGSLLSVIVAVLSAYAFSRLRFKYRDRLFLLYVLTLVLPQEVLVVPLFIMMNQLGLVDTYVALIIPFAFTAFGTFLLRQFFLTIPIEYEEAAIIDGASRFRTLWSVLLPQLAAPISVLGVFSFVGYYNSYLWPLIIINSQDLATVPLGLSMFTGEHGTQWSLMMAASTLAIIPSLIIVAVLQRQLIKGVALGGFGGR from the coding sequence ATGACAAGTGAGGCAACCCGGGTGCGCCGCCGGCTGCGCCCTGCGCAGCGCAAGGTGGTCGCGACGACCTGGCTGAACACGGCGGCGGTCGCCGTCGTGGCGCTGCTGTTCACGTTCCCGTTCATCTGGATGTTCTTCTCGGCGCTCAAGCCCGAGTCGGAGGTCTTCTCTCCCACGCCGTCGTTCATCGGCTCCGAGGTCAAGTGGTCGAACTTCGTCGACGCGTGGACGCTGGTGCCGTTCGGCCGGTTCATCTTCAATGGCTTCTTCGTCGCGCTCTGCGGCTCGCTGCTCTCGGTGATCGTCGCCGTGCTGTCGGCCTACGCGTTCTCGCGGCTGCGATTCAAATACCGCGACCGGCTCTTCCTGCTGTACGTGCTCACGCTCGTGCTGCCCCAGGAGGTGCTGGTCGTGCCGCTGTTCATCATGATGAACCAGCTCGGCCTGGTCGACACCTACGTGGCGCTCATCATCCCGTTCGCGTTCACGGCGTTCGGCACCTTCCTGCTGCGCCAGTTCTTCCTGACCATCCCGATCGAGTACGAGGAGGCCGCGATCATCGACGGCGCCTCACGGTTCCGCACGCTGTGGTCGGTGCTCCTGCCGCAGCTCGCCGCGCCCATCTCGGTGCTCGGCGTCTTCTCGTTCGTCGGGTACTACAACTCGTACCTCTGGCCGCTCATCATCATCAACAGCCAGGACCTCGCCACCGTGCCACTCGGGCTCTCGATGTTCACCGGCGAGCACGGGACGCAGTGGAGCCTGATGATGGCCGCCTCCACCCTGGCGATCATCCCGTCGCTGATCATCGTCGCGGTGCTGCAGCGGCAGCTCATCAAGGGCGTCGCCCTCGGCGGCTTCGGCGGGCGCTGA